In Candidatus Defluviilinea proxima, a single genomic region encodes these proteins:
- a CDS encoding PAS domain-containing protein, which produces MNRARRMLFLLSLKDEPEKARHATLLRMASIAIFFVALMGILLNLFLGNDAERSVNSVLIGIGLLQIPVQFLVRSGRVRFASGFLLFMLWVALTWIASKVDGVNDVAVVAYFLLLLAAGYLLGWRVVTLLTTWTILAVWVLAAFEAAGLIQQFQGNPIRIAVDLTVIFVIASLEIYFVLNELTRSLNSARTELEERQRVEVILRDEQEKLNLALHAAKMETWNWNIETGSISWSEGTEAMFGLAKGQFDGKYDTYLSLVHPDDVSKVQKAIREALMEREYDYVIEHRLIWPDGGVHWVEGRGKVYWNEKGKPIRMAGTVVDVTKRKDDELERERLIRELAAKNTELEQFTYTVSHDLKAPIITIKGFLGFLGEDARAGRPDRLERDITRINEAVDKMHRLLNELLELSRIGRMMNSPVIIPFRALVDEALTLVTGRLQTTPVQIKVADSFPNVNGDRRRLLEVTQNLLDNAIKFSADRPSPLVEIGWSGYENAMPIFFVCDNGIGIAHEHHERIFDLFNKLDPVAEGTGVGLALVKRIIEFHGGRIWVQSEAGKGTTFFFTLPSESTKPG; this is translated from the coding sequence ATGAATCGTGCTCGTCGTATGCTTTTTTTGCTATCTTTAAAAGATGAACCCGAAAAAGCACGCCATGCAACCCTTTTGCGCATGGCGTCCATCGCTATATTCTTTGTCGCATTGATGGGAATATTGCTCAATCTTTTCCTTGGAAATGATGCAGAGCGTTCTGTCAACAGTGTGCTTATCGGAATCGGTTTGTTGCAGATTCCTGTTCAGTTTCTCGTGCGTAGTGGACGAGTCCGTTTTGCCAGCGGTTTTCTCCTGTTTATGCTCTGGGTCGCGTTGACATGGATCGCCAGCAAAGTAGATGGCGTTAATGATGTGGCTGTGGTGGCTTACTTCTTACTTCTGTTGGCGGCAGGTTACCTGCTTGGCTGGCGGGTAGTCACATTGTTGACCACATGGACCATTCTTGCTGTATGGGTACTGGCTGCTTTTGAAGCCGCGGGGTTGATCCAACAATTTCAGGGTAATCCGATACGGATTGCGGTTGACCTGACAGTTATCTTTGTAATTGCATCTCTGGAGATCTATTTCGTACTCAACGAGTTAACCCGGTCTCTGAATAGTGCGCGCACAGAATTAGAGGAACGCCAACGCGTGGAAGTTATCCTTCGGGATGAGCAGGAAAAGCTCAACCTTGCTCTTCATGCCGCAAAAATGGAGACGTGGAATTGGAACATTGAAACAGGATCCATCTCATGGTCGGAGGGGACAGAGGCGATGTTTGGGTTGGCGAAGGGGCAGTTCGATGGAAAATATGATACGTATTTGTCACTCGTCCACCCAGACGATGTTTCCAAAGTGCAGAAGGCGATCCGCGAAGCTTTGATGGAGAGGGAATACGATTACGTGATCGAACATCGTCTTATATGGCCAGATGGGGGCGTGCATTGGGTGGAAGGACGCGGCAAAGTATATTGGAATGAAAAAGGTAAGCCAATACGCATGGCCGGCACCGTTGTGGATGTGACGAAACGAAAAGATGATGAATTAGAACGAGAGCGGCTGATCCGTGAGTTGGCGGCGAAAAATACCGAACTTGAACAATTCACTTATACGGTTTCACACGACCTCAAAGCGCCGATCATCACCATCAAAGGCTTCCTTGGCTTTCTGGGAGAAGATGCGCGTGCAGGACGGCCGGATCGTTTGGAGAGGGATATTACCCGCATCAATGAAGCGGTCGATAAAATGCACCGCCTTTTGAATGAGTTACTTGAGCTTTCGCGAATTGGGCGCATGATGAACTCGCCCGTGATCATACCGTTTCGTGCATTGGTCGATGAAGCTCTGACGCTTGTAACGGGCAGATTACAGACAACGCCTGTGCAAATTAAAGTGGCTGATTCGTTCCCGAATGTCAACGGTGACCGCCGCAGGCTGTTGGAAGTAACGCAGAACTTGCTCGATAACGCCATAAAGTTTTCAGCAGACCGGCCTTCGCCATTGGTTGAGATCGGTTGGTCAGGCTACGAAAATGCCATGCCTATTTTCTTTGTGTGTGATAACGGTATCGGGATCGCCCATGAACATCATGAGCGTATTTTTGATCTCTTCAATAAATTGGATCCTGTAGCCGAAGGCACGGGAGTGGGGCTGGCGTTGGTGAAACGTATCATCGAATTTCACGGTGGCAGGATCTGGGTCCAGAGTGAAGCGGGGAAAGGCACGACATTCTTCTTTACGTTGCCGAGCGAATCAACAAAGCCCGGATGA
- a CDS encoding ABC transporter permease has protein sequence MSAIIWKRFRKHPGAIFGVYVFIALILLALLAPLSPYPSEGSFMSERLQPPSLAHPLGTDALGLDLLTRIAYGGRISLTVGLLVVIISLSIGVPMGALAGYYGGRLDSILMRTTDAFLSLPTLLVLILLSAILREVDIPFFESNSVLTIALVIGILSWMTFARLVRALFLTLRELDFVSATRALGGSDLRIILRHILPNAIGPIIVEATLELGYAIIEESGLSFLGFGIQPPTPSWGNLLSNAQENFTKYPWLAIFPGLMIFLAIISVNYIGDGLRDAFDPHKVFGMADEH, from the coding sequence ATGTCTGCCATCATTTGGAAGCGCTTTCGCAAACACCCGGGCGCGATCTTCGGCGTGTATGTCTTTATCGCGCTGATCCTGCTAGCCCTGCTCGCCCCGCTCTCTCCTTACCCATCAGAAGGTTCTTTCATGAGCGAGCGCCTGCAACCGCCATCGTTGGCTCACCCTCTGGGCACCGACGCGCTCGGTCTCGACCTGCTCACACGCATCGCCTACGGCGGCCGCATTTCCCTCACGGTCGGTCTGTTGGTGGTGATCATTTCGCTTTCCATCGGCGTGCCCATGGGAGCGCTGGCCGGGTATTACGGCGGCCGCCTCGATAGCATCCTGATGCGCACCACAGACGCGTTCCTCTCGCTCCCCACGTTGCTGGTGCTCATCCTGCTCAGCGCCATCCTGCGCGAAGTGGACATCCCGTTCTTCGAAAGCAATAGTGTTTTGACGATCGCCCTCGTGATCGGCATCCTCTCATGGATGACCTTCGCCCGACTGGTGCGCGCCCTCTTTCTCACGCTTCGCGAATTGGACTTTGTGTCTGCCACGCGCGCCCTGGGCGGATCTGACCTCCGCATCATTCTCCGCCATATCCTGCCCAACGCCATCGGCCCCATCATCGTGGAGGCCACGCTCGAGTTGGGATACGCCATCATCGAAGAATCAGGGTTGAGCTTCCTCGGTTTCGGCATCCAACCCCCCACGCCTTCGTGGGGCAACCTACTCAGCAATGCACAGGAAAACTTCACCAAATACCCGTGGCTGGCGATCTTCCCCGGACTGATGATCTTCCTTGCCATTATTTCTGTCAATTATATTGGCGATGGCCTGCGAGACGCATTCGATCCGCACAAAGTCTTTGGCATGGCGGATGAACATTAA
- a CDS encoding carbohydrate kinase family protein — translation MDILLTGSVAYDYLMTFPGYFKEQILPERLESISLSFLVESMSKQRGGIAPNIAYTMALLGEKPRVMATVGEDFSDYRQWLESSGVDTSLMKVIPGEFTASFFATTDRASAQIASFYPGAMGHSATQSLKDLDKKPDLVIVSPSAPDAMMKFPAESRELGIPYLYDPSQQVLRLEGHELARDMEGAQFLFCNDYEFGLISKKTGWSLDQILEHVKVLVITRGKDGADLYVGGDAVHIPTVPEDTIMDPTGVGDAFRGGFLAGYSRGFDWKLCGEVGSLAAVYCLEKNGTQSHSYTRNEFVQRFRRHFDDAGKLDVLL, via the coding sequence ATGGACATTCTTCTTACTGGCTCCGTAGCCTATGATTACTTGATGACCTTCCCCGGTTATTTCAAGGAACAGATTCTCCCCGAACGATTGGAATCGATCAGCCTTTCATTCCTCGTTGAGTCCATGTCAAAGCAACGCGGAGGCATTGCCCCGAACATTGCTTACACCATGGCCTTGCTCGGTGAAAAGCCGCGCGTGATGGCAACTGTTGGTGAAGATTTTTCGGATTATCGCCAATGGCTCGAATCCAGCGGTGTGGACACCTCGCTGATGAAAGTGATCCCCGGCGAATTCACCGCCTCTTTCTTTGCGACAACAGACCGGGCCTCTGCTCAAATTGCCTCTTTCTACCCCGGAGCGATGGGGCATTCCGCCACGCAATCGTTGAAGGATCTCGATAAAAAACCTGACCTCGTCATTGTGTCACCCAGTGCGCCCGATGCAATGATGAAGTTTCCTGCCGAGAGTCGCGAATTAGGAATACCGTATCTGTATGACCCGAGTCAACAAGTTCTTCGCCTTGAAGGTCACGAACTCGCTCGCGATATGGAAGGCGCACAGTTCCTGTTCTGCAACGATTACGAGTTCGGACTCATCTCCAAGAAAACAGGATGGAGCCTTGACCAGATCCTGGAACATGTCAAAGTGTTGGTCATCACCCGAGGGAAAGATGGAGCAGACCTCTACGTCGGAGGTGACGCGGTGCATATCCCCACTGTCCCCGAAGATACGATCATGGATCCGACCGGCGTGGGCGATGCCTTCCGTGGCGGGTTTTTAGCAGGCTACTCACGCGGTTTCGATTGGAAGTTGTGCGGTGAGGTCGGTTCTCTGGCGGCGGTCTATTGCTTGGAAAAGAACGGGACGCAAAGCCATAGCTATACAAGAAATGAATTTGTCCAGCGCTTCCGAAGACATTTCGATGATGCTGGAAAATTGGACGTGTTGTTGTAA
- a CDS encoding peptide ABC transporter substrate-binding protein: MFNRSRTLFFLIVLSIAGLIVASCASPTTETGNGIVVVIPEDPPSFNPTIADTGYDSLVMELVMLGLADVDPNGNVFPELAAELPTQENGGVTINDDDTMSVTWKMRQDVQWSDGVPVTADDVIFTYNSIIDPETGAWIPGIDYIDSVEKIDTYSFAVNYSSIYPGYLTQFGGEQVVIWPAHYCDASQGFSAWDCGRTPISNGPYVLKEWINGDHMTFVKNDKYFEQGKPAIDTVTVRIVPDEAVRKQMLINGDADLDMWTTEPTIADLQDKPNVKVSQSPFNRWVFRLYFNLSAKGTNDPVATPHPILSDVNVRRAIRMAIDVDTISKEFFLGYAQPAWTEFFRPPYECTNVPRPKFDIEGAKALLESAGWTDTDGDGVRECHGCATGAPDGYKMEMEFITYAEYGEALNLTQQFIADELKQIGISTSLSVVEGSVLWASSADGGIEQSGNFDMDMYDDGYAGTDPTDFLWSYYASEAAVPDNGTNYGDWINADFDNMLSEAYTLDESYRKELFCKMAQTLEDELPEALLFTAINADTHSTRLQGVQSTTNDLVTWNAADWTLAK; encoded by the coding sequence ATGTTCAATAGATCACGCACATTGTTCTTTCTGATCGTACTGAGCATCGCAGGTTTAATCGTAGCATCATGCGCATCACCAACAACTGAAACAGGAAATGGGATCGTGGTTGTCATCCCTGAAGACCCTCCATCGTTCAATCCGACGATCGCAGATACAGGCTACGATTCGCTCGTCATGGAATTGGTTATGCTTGGTCTTGCAGATGTTGACCCGAATGGAAATGTGTTCCCTGAATTGGCGGCGGAACTTCCCACACAGGAAAACGGCGGAGTGACCATCAATGATGATGACACGATGAGTGTGACGTGGAAGATGCGTCAGGATGTGCAATGGTCAGACGGAGTTCCCGTCACTGCTGACGATGTGATCTTTACCTACAATTCCATCATAGACCCTGAAACTGGCGCGTGGATCCCGGGCATTGATTACATTGATAGCGTGGAGAAAATAGACACGTATTCATTCGCTGTCAACTACAGTTCCATTTACCCCGGTTACTTAACTCAATTCGGTGGTGAGCAGGTTGTGATTTGGCCTGCCCATTACTGCGATGCATCACAAGGATTTTCCGCATGGGACTGTGGTCGCACGCCAATAAGTAACGGGCCGTACGTTTTGAAGGAATGGATCAATGGCGATCACATGACCTTTGTAAAGAATGATAAATACTTTGAGCAGGGTAAGCCCGCCATTGATACAGTCACTGTGCGCATCGTGCCGGATGAAGCTGTGCGCAAGCAGATGCTCATTAATGGTGATGCAGACCTCGATATGTGGACCACAGAACCGACAATCGCAGACTTGCAAGATAAGCCAAACGTAAAGGTCAGCCAGAGCCCGTTCAATCGCTGGGTATTCCGCCTGTATTTCAACCTCTCAGCCAAAGGGACGAATGACCCGGTGGCTACGCCACATCCCATTCTGTCGGATGTCAACGTACGCCGCGCCATCCGCATGGCGATTGATGTGGATACGATCTCGAAGGAATTTTTCCTCGGCTACGCCCAACCCGCATGGACGGAATTCTTCCGCCCGCCGTATGAATGCACCAACGTTCCGCGCCCGAAATTTGACATCGAAGGCGCGAAGGCCTTGCTTGAATCCGCAGGCTGGACAGATACCGACGGCGATGGCGTACGCGAGTGTCACGGTTGCGCTACAGGCGCACCCGATGGCTACAAAATGGAAATGGAATTCATCACGTATGCCGAATACGGCGAGGCGTTGAACTTGACACAACAATTCATTGCCGATGAACTCAAACAGATCGGCATCTCCACCAGCTTGAGCGTGGTGGAAGGCAGTGTGTTGTGGGCGTCTTCGGCAGATGGCGGCATCGAGCAAAGCGGCAACTTCGATATGGACATGTATGATGACGGCTACGCCGGCACCGACCCGACCGACTTCCTATGGTCGTATTACGCTTCAGAAGCCGCCGTACCCGATAACGGAACCAACTACGGCGATTGGATCAATGCAGATTTCGACAATATGCTGAGCGAAGCCTATACATTGGACGAGAGCTATCGCAAGGAACTGTTCTGCAAAATGGCTCAAACTCTGGAAGATGAATTGCCCGAGGCGTTGCTCTTCACAGCCATCAATGCCGATACACACTCCACGCGTTTGCAGGGAGTGCAATCCACAACAAACGATCTCGTGACGTGGAACGCCGCAGACTGGACGCTCGCAAAATAA
- a CDS encoding prenyltransferase, whose protein sequence is MNFAMWKKALNVIPEVSKSEWDELDVVSKWLISTRAAVLVMTFISAALAGLFAWRNHSFSFLPWLALTLALILAHASNNIFNDYTDYVRGVDKDNYYRNIYGAQPIASGLMTKRQHLTYFAVTVFMALVLGLYLISYQGFDATKWTLLGLGAFFLLFYTWPLKGLALGEVAVLIVWGPLMIGGGYYVLSQEWSWNVVLASLPYVLGVTTVIFGKHIDKLDMDQKKGIHTLPVVIGEKASRYTVIAMMVIPYFLTAYLIVIKFFTPIMAIVLFAIPTFLQYYPVFLKPKPAERPEGQPGWPLYFVGYAFYNNRKFGSLFMIGLLIDVLLRIYLPNFWI, encoded by the coding sequence ATGAATTTCGCAATGTGGAAGAAAGCACTTAATGTAATTCCCGAAGTTTCAAAATCTGAGTGGGATGAATTGGATGTTGTCTCTAAATGGCTCATCTCAACCCGCGCCGCTGTCCTCGTGATGACCTTCATCTCGGCGGCTCTTGCCGGACTTTTTGCCTGGCGCAACCACTCATTTAGTTTTCTGCCCTGGCTGGCGCTTACACTCGCCCTCATCCTTGCTCACGCCAGTAACAACATCTTTAACGATTACACCGATTACGTGCGTGGCGTGGATAAAGACAACTACTACCGCAACATCTACGGGGCACAACCCATCGCCAGTGGCTTGATGACCAAACGCCAGCACCTCACATATTTTGCTGTTACTGTGTTCATGGCTTTGGTGTTGGGGTTGTATCTCATCTCTTATCAAGGCTTCGATGCCACCAAATGGACATTACTCGGCTTGGGCGCGTTCTTTTTGCTCTTCTACACATGGCCTCTCAAGGGCCTTGCCCTCGGTGAAGTGGCGGTTCTCATTGTTTGGGGCCCGTTGATGATCGGTGGCGGATACTACGTTCTTTCACAGGAATGGAGTTGGAACGTTGTTCTCGCCAGCCTGCCCTATGTATTGGGCGTTACCACCGTCATCTTTGGCAAGCACATCGACAAGCTCGATATGGATCAAAAGAAAGGCATTCACACCTTGCCTGTTGTCATCGGTGAAAAAGCCTCACGTTATACCGTGATCGCGATGATGGTTATCCCTTACTTCCTTACCGCCTATCTCATTGTTATCAAATTCTTCACGCCCATTATGGCTATTGTGCTCTTTGCCATTCCCACCTTCTTACAATACTACCCTGTCTTCCTCAAGCCCAAACCAGCCGAACGACCCGAAGGGCAACCCGGCTGGCCGCTTTACTTCGTTGGCTATGCCTTTTACAACAACCGCAAATTCGGTTCGCTCTTTATGATTGGCTTGTTGATCGACGTTCTTCTGCGCATTTACCTGCCCAACTTCTGGATCTAA
- a CDS encoding ABC transporter permease yields MATYIFRRLLQTIGLLFLLSILLFALVNLAPGGPLAGQGRSRHVSPEKVELMKRQFGLDKPLPMQYLIWLIGNDWMKVDVDGDGTAESHGTRQGILRGDFGFSFRTRQPVLTEIGQRLPNTIYLMSITILVALLIAIPIGIISALRQYSGFDITVTTFSFAGQAIPEFWLGLLLILIFYAWLKNPFTGAPLLPSGGIQSIDISGFNLGDRIVHLILPVITGALGWIAWYSRFLRSSMLEVVHKDFMRTARAKGLPNRMVLYKHALRNALIPIVTMLALDLPTIFGGAVFVEILFSWPGMGRLYYTAAQQRDYPVLMAVLIIGAAFIILSNLFADLLYGSLDPRVRYE; encoded by the coding sequence ATGGCGACGTATATTTTTCGCCGCCTGTTACAAACGATCGGACTGCTCTTTCTGCTCAGTATCCTGCTTTTCGCGCTGGTCAACCTCGCGCCGGGCGGACCATTGGCAGGTCAAGGAAGGAGCCGCCATGTCAGCCCGGAAAAAGTGGAATTGATGAAACGTCAATTCGGGTTGGATAAACCGCTCCCGATGCAATATCTCATCTGGCTGATCGGGAACGATTGGATGAAAGTGGATGTGGACGGCGATGGCACCGCCGAAAGTCATGGAACACGTCAGGGCATTTTGCGCGGCGACTTCGGCTTTTCGTTCCGTACCCGCCAACCCGTCCTGACCGAGATCGGGCAACGACTCCCCAACACCATCTATTTGATGTCTATCACGATATTGGTGGCGCTGCTGATCGCGATTCCCATCGGCATCATTTCGGCGTTGCGTCAATATTCGGGTTTCGATATCACGGTCACCACATTTTCCTTCGCGGGGCAGGCCATCCCTGAGTTTTGGTTGGGGTTGCTTCTCATCCTGATCTTTTACGCGTGGCTCAAGAACCCGTTTACGGGCGCTCCCCTATTGCCGTCAGGCGGCATTCAATCCATTGACATTTCAGGCTTCAACCTTGGCGACCGCATCGTGCATTTGATATTGCCCGTCATCACCGGCGCACTCGGGTGGATCGCGTGGTATTCGCGCTTTCTGCGTTCGAGCATGTTGGAAGTGGTGCACAAGGATTTCATGCGCACCGCGCGCGCCAAGGGACTCCCCAATCGCATGGTCCTTTATAAACACGCGTTGCGCAACGCGCTCATCCCCATCGTCACCATGCTGGCATTGGACCTGCCCACCATCTTCGGCGGCGCGGTCTTTGTGGAAATCCTTTTTTCGTGGCCCGGCATGGGCAGGTTATATTACACGGCCGCCCAGCAACGCGATTACCCGGTGCTGATGGCTGTGCTCATCATCGGCGCCGCGTTCATCATCCTCTCGAATCTGTTCGCAGACCTTTTATATGGTTCCCTCGACCCGCGCGTTCGATATGAATAA
- the mtnA gene encoding S-methyl-5-thioribose-1-phosphate isomerase, translated as MRTVFWEDNQLKMIDQRILPGRFEVLAYKDHVSVARAITDMVVRGAPAIGAAAAFGLALAGFESASNSTDDLLADLQAASNTLKASRPTAVNLAWAVDRVLSSLSQRERAGGEGDAESIRHLVLAEAQRIADEDVEINKRMAEHGATLINDGDTIIHHCNTGALATVDWGTALGVIRTAHEQGKRIHVFVDETRPRLQGARLTAWELEQYGIPYEIISDNTAGYFLKAGKVQKCFVGSDRTAANGDVANKIGTYMLALAAHDNGVPFYPVVPTSTIDLSLAHGDLIPIEERNPQEVLGLEFMGERVAPQNAKARNIAFDVTPNRLVTGIVTENGVVYPPFEVNLKKVVLG; from the coding sequence ATGAGAACCGTATTTTGGGAAGATAACCAACTGAAGATGATCGACCAGCGCATTTTGCCCGGTCGATTTGAAGTCCTTGCCTACAAGGATCATGTATCTGTTGCGCGCGCGATCACCGACATGGTGGTACGTGGTGCGCCTGCCATCGGAGCGGCCGCCGCATTCGGCCTTGCCCTCGCTGGATTTGAATCCGCTTCAAACTCAACCGATGACCTGCTCGCTGATCTACAAGCCGCTTCTAACACTCTGAAAGCTTCACGTCCCACTGCTGTCAATTTAGCATGGGCTGTGGATAGGGTGTTAAGCTCCCTCTCCCAGCGGGAGAGGGCGGGGGGTGAGGGAGATGCCGAATCAATTCGCCATCTCGTCCTCGCAGAAGCCCAACGCATCGCGGACGAAGACGTAGAGATCAACAAGCGTATGGCAGAACATGGTGCAACGCTTATCAATGATGGCGACACCATCATCCATCACTGCAACACCGGCGCATTGGCAACTGTCGATTGGGGCACCGCTCTCGGAGTGATCCGCACGGCGCATGAACAAGGCAAACGAATTCATGTATTTGTGGATGAAACCCGTCCGCGCTTGCAGGGAGCGCGTCTCACCGCATGGGAACTGGAACAATATGGAATCCCATACGAAATCATTTCTGATAACACGGCAGGATATTTTCTCAAAGCAGGCAAAGTACAGAAATGCTTTGTCGGCTCCGACCGCACTGCCGCTAACGGCGACGTGGCTAACAAGATCGGAACATACATGCTGGCCCTCGCCGCGCACGATAACGGTGTGCCGTTCTATCCCGTTGTCCCTACATCAACAATTGATCTCTCCCTTGCGCACGGCGATTTGATCCCCATTGAAGAACGTAATCCGCAAGAGGTGCTTGGCCTCGAGTTCATGGGCGAACGCGTCGCTCCACAAAATGCCAAAGCCCGCAACATTGCCTTCGATGTCACTCCGAATCGGTTGGTGACAGGTATCGTTACAGAGAACGGCGTCGTCTACCCGCCGTTTGAAGTTAATCTAAAGAAAGTTGTATTAGGATAA
- a CDS encoding site-2 protease family protein, with amino-acid sequence MLFQIPSPTQYDLRFTIAGIPVSVHPLFWLVALVFGSSGNLIFIPVWIFVIFISILIHELGHAFAFRRYGQRSRIVLHFAGGLTIPETSALDGWAGVPSSPMRQIFISLAGPFAGFLFAAVIILGVVLTGGAVQTSWLFGFIPLPLSPSLSFGGALLSTLVGMLLWVNIFWGLMNLLPVYPLDGGQVSRNIFIQYDPWDGVRKSLWLSVIAGGLIALLAFFVLRSTYTAVLFGLLAFQSFQALQVRY; translated from the coding sequence ATGCTCTTTCAAATTCCTTCTCCTACACAATATGACCTGCGCTTTACGATTGCCGGTATCCCCGTTAGCGTTCATCCGTTGTTCTGGCTGGTAGCGCTCGTGTTTGGCTCATCTGGCAATTTGATATTCATCCCAGTTTGGATCTTTGTCATTTTCATATCCATCCTCATCCACGAATTGGGCCATGCCTTTGCATTCCGTCGCTACGGTCAACGCTCACGGATCGTTCTTCATTTTGCGGGCGGCCTCACCATCCCTGAGACCAGTGCCTTGGATGGGTGGGCAGGCGTCCCTTCCAGCCCGATGCGGCAGATATTCATCTCCCTGGCTGGTCCCTTTGCAGGCTTTTTGTTTGCGGCGGTGATCATCCTTGGTGTTGTGCTCACAGGTGGAGCCGTGCAAACTAGCTGGCTGTTTGGATTTATCCCATTGCCTTTATCTCCGAGCCTGTCGTTTGGCGGAGCGTTATTGAGTACTCTTGTAGGGATGTTACTGTGGGTCAACATCTTTTGGGGTCTCATGAATCTATTGCCGGTCTACCCGCTTGATGGCGGCCAAGTCTCACGAAATATTTTCATTCAATATGACCCGTGGGATGGCGTCCGCAAGTCGCTTTGGTTGTCTGTTATCGCTGGCGGGTTGATCGCGCTGTTAGCTTTTTTTGTGCTTCGCAGTACCTATACAGCGGTTCTATTTGGGTTGTTAGCGTTTCAAAGTTTTCAGGCCTTGCAAGTGCGATATTGA